The Mycetohabitans endofungorum genome contains a region encoding:
- a CDS encoding type II toxin-antitoxin system Phd/YefM family antitoxin — translation MLTVNMHDAKSRLSSLVEQLEVGQESEVIIARHGTPVARLVPFTAPKRIGAARHLLAGLGVPTTVEAFNANDDVIAADFEASAGQGLLP, via the coding sequence ATGTTGACTGTGAACATGCACGACGCTAAATCGCGGCTGTCGAGTTTGGTTGAACAACTTGAAGTGGGGCAAGAAAGCGAGGTGATCATTGCCCGGCATGGCACGCCCGTCGCACGGTTGGTGCCCTTTACCGCCCCCAAACGGATTGGCGCGGCACGGCATTTACTCGCCGGATTGGGCGTGCCGACTACCGTTGAGGCATTTAACGCGAACGACGATGTCATCGCAGCTGACTTTGAGGCGAGTGCAGGGCAAGGTCTTTTGCCGTGA
- the gloA gene encoding lactoylglutathione lyase has product MRLLHTMLRVGNLERSLDFYTNVLGMQLLRKRDYPEGRFTLAFVGYGNEDDHTVIELTHNWDTSVYEPGTGFGHLAIAVDNARDACDAVRAKGGKVTREAGPMKHGTTVIAFVEDPDGYKIEFIEKKRP; this is encoded by the coding sequence ATGCGACTTCTTCATACAATGCTTCGAGTCGGCAACCTGGAGCGATCGCTGGACTTCTACACGAACGTGCTAGGCATGCAATTGCTACGCAAGCGTGACTATCCGGAAGGCCGCTTTACGCTTGCGTTCGTCGGCTACGGTAACGAGGACGACCATACGGTGATCGAATTGACCCATAATTGGGACACCTCGGTCTATGAGCCGGGCACTGGCTTTGGCCATCTGGCGATTGCCGTGGACAACGCCCGTGACGCGTGCGACGCGGTGCGCGCGAAGGGCGGCAAGGTCACGCGCGAGGCCGGCCCGATGAAGCATGGCACCACGGTGATCGCCTTCGTCGAGGATCCGGACGGCTACAAGATCGAGTTCATCGAGAAAAAACGTCCTTAA
- the rsmA gene encoding 16S rRNA (adenine(1518)-N(6)/adenine(1519)-N(6))-dimethyltransferase RsmA, translating into MSHRQHQGHFARKRFGQNFLVDTGVIDAIVEAIRPQPADRLVEIGPGLGALTAPLLERVQTLHALELDRDLIARLQQRFGSRLVLHAGDALAFDFASLADSAHIGASLRVVGNLPYNISSPLLFHLASFADDVIDQHFMLQNEVVERMIAEPGSKDYSRLTVMLQYRYAIDKLIEVPPESFEPAPKVTSAVVRMIPRAAGDVPPVDITRLGEVVTAAFSQRRKMLRNTLAAYRSRVDFDALGFDLARRAEDVPVLEYVALAQQVDAGAGSMGSVGAGGALDPESTR; encoded by the coding sequence ATGAGTCATCGTCAGCACCAAGGCCACTTTGCGCGCAAGCGCTTTGGCCAGAATTTCCTTGTCGACACGGGCGTGATCGACGCAATCGTGGAGGCGATCCGCCCGCAACCCGCGGACCGACTCGTGGAGATCGGCCCGGGCCTGGGCGCGTTGACCGCGCCGCTACTCGAGCGCGTGCAAACATTGCATGCGCTCGAGCTTGACCGTGACCTAATCGCGCGGCTGCAGCAGCGTTTTGGCAGCCGGCTCGTGTTGCATGCAGGCGACGCGCTGGCGTTCGACTTCGCTTCACTGGCTGATTCGGCGCATATCGGCGCGTCGCTCCGGGTGGTTGGGAATCTGCCGTATAACATCTCGAGTCCGCTGTTGTTCCACCTCGCGTCGTTTGCCGATGACGTGATTGACCAGCACTTCATGCTGCAGAACGAAGTGGTTGAGCGAATGATCGCCGAGCCGGGGAGTAAGGACTACAGCCGCCTGACCGTGATGCTGCAGTATCGATATGCGATCGACAAACTGATCGAGGTGCCGCCTGAGTCGTTCGAGCCGGCGCCGAAGGTGACCTCGGCGGTGGTGCGGATGATTCCGCGCGCCGCCGGCGACGTGCCGCCGGTCGATATCACTCGTCTTGGCGAAGTCGTGACGGCCGCGTTTTCGCAGCGCCGCAAAATGTTGCGCAATACGCTGGCGGCCTATCGGAGTCGAGTCGATTTTGACGCGCTCGGCTTTGATCTTGCGCGTCGTGCCGAGGATGTGCCGGTGCTTGAATACGTCGCGCTGGCGCAGCAGGTTGACGCCGGTGCAGGCTCGATGGGTAGCGTAGGCGCGGGTGGTGCGTTGGATCCTGAATCGACGCGTTAA
- a CDS encoding M48 family metallopeptidase: protein MAHAPLPRRAALDSRQLDLPLFDSSNALPGLSVEVPAGPEPTCAAAPTGGACSPRPGAESMQPPSAPLPSLPPLQAQTPVEPLAALLPSLHPSPGPANATPAPLLPTGATPRNETQLPDGNRLRCVYLGSHRLDYRLKRSARRTIGFSIDGNGLAVTAPRWTTLADIEAALADKQRWIFAKLAEWQTRTEQRALPRIVWTDGATLPYLGKPLTVAITSSSGTLRHDPERAMLELGLPPDAHAQQIKDRVQGWLQQEARRLFGERLDLYAQRLGVRHSAYALSSAATRWGSCSSDGKIRLNWRLIHFPLSIVDYVVAHELAHLREMNHSSRFWNTVASIFPEFREARSLLKNHPPELLPTL from the coding sequence ATGGCTCACGCGCCCCTGCCGCGCCGCGCGGCGCTCGATTCGCGTCAACTCGACCTGCCGCTGTTCGACAGCAGCAACGCGTTGCCGGGCCTATCCGTCGAAGTCCCGGCCGGGCCAGAGCCCACCTGCGCGGCGGCACCCACCGGCGGCGCCTGCTCACCCCGGCCCGGTGCCGAATCGATGCAACCACCGTCGGCGCCGTTGCCCTCGTTGCCACCGTTGCAGGCGCAAACGCCGGTGGAGCCGCTTGCCGCACTGTTGCCATCGTTGCATCCGTCCCCCGGCCCGGCAAACGCGACGCCAGCGCCATTACTGCCGACGGGTGCCACGCCGCGCAACGAGACTCAGCTGCCGGACGGCAACCGGCTGCGCTGCGTGTACCTTGGCTCGCACCGGCTCGATTATCGGCTCAAGCGTTCCGCGCGACGCACTATCGGATTCTCAATCGACGGCAACGGACTGGCCGTCACTGCACCACGTTGGACCACGCTGGCTGATATCGAAGCGGCGCTCGCCGACAAGCAGCGTTGGATCTTCGCCAAGCTGGCCGAGTGGCAAACACGCACGGAACAACGCGCACTGCCGCGGATCGTCTGGACCGATGGCGCGACCTTGCCCTATCTAGGCAAGCCGTTGACCGTCGCTATCACGTCGTCAAGCGGCACGTTGCGGCATGACCCCGAACGGGCCATGCTCGAGCTGGGCTTGCCGCCGGATGCGCACGCGCAGCAGATCAAGGATCGTGTACAGGGCTGGCTGCAGCAGGAAGCCCGACGCCTGTTCGGCGAGCGGCTCGACCTCTATGCACAACGCCTCGGTGTGCGACATAGCGCGTACGCGCTGTCATCGGCGGCAACCCGCTGGGGGAGCTGCTCGAGCGACGGCAAGATCCGGCTAAACTGGCGCTTGATCCATTTTCCGCTGTCGATCGTCGACTATGTCGTCGCGCACGAACTCGCGCATTTGCGTGAAATGAACCATAGCTCGCGTTTCTGGAATACAGTCGCGTCGATCTTCCCGGAATTTCGCGAGGCGCGCAGCTTGTTGAAGAACCATCCGCCCGAGCTGCTGCCCACGCTGTGA
- a CDS encoding peptidylprolyl isomerase gives MMKTIRSALLQCVLALSALGALAPLNGAHAQALPSHQTGQEVDRIVAVVNNDVITRRELDLRMALITRRLQQQNAPLPSPDQLQLQVLNQIVLERIQLQRAKDDGIVIDDATLQRTLTRLAQANNMSLDMYRARLEAEGVPWSVFSADARNELLLSKLREKEVDSRITVSDAEVANYIASQRGPTQRVHQDLRFEHILIKAALNAPQTEIEAARQKASDLLKRALANEDFARLAKDNSQAPDASNGGDLGFRSMSALPEAMTQAASQLRPGQVNPEVLRTPEGFEIVRLVDRRVSSGTGSEAPKLVQTHARHILIRIGEGQSEPAARQKLVELRAQIEAGGDFANFARTYSQDGSASQGGDLGWISPGETVPEFERAMNNLKDGEISQPIRTEYGYHLVQVIGRREAQGSVAQQQEIARQAIGQRKAEQAYADWLRQLRDSSYVQYKLDGPA, from the coding sequence ATGATGAAGACGATACGCTCGGCACTTCTGCAGTGCGTGCTTGCGCTATCCGCGCTCGGCGCGCTGGCGCCGCTCAACGGTGCGCACGCGCAAGCGTTGCCGTCGCATCAGACCGGACAGGAGGTGGATCGCATTGTCGCGGTCGTGAACAATGACGTGATCACGCGCCGCGAGCTTGACTTGCGTATGGCGCTGATCACACGCCGCTTGCAGCAGCAGAACGCGCCGTTGCCGTCGCCGGACCAGTTGCAGCTGCAGGTGCTGAATCAAATAGTTCTTGAGCGCATCCAGCTGCAGCGGGCCAAGGACGACGGCATCGTGATTGACGATGCGACGCTGCAACGCACGCTGACCCGGCTCGCGCAGGCGAACAACATGTCGCTCGACATGTACCGCGCACGGTTGGAGGCCGAGGGCGTGCCCTGGTCGGTGTTTAGCGCCGATGCGCGCAACGAGTTGCTGCTCTCGAAGCTGCGCGAGAAGGAAGTGGACAGCCGGATCACCGTGTCGGATGCGGAAGTGGCCAACTATATTGCCAGCCAGCGTGGGCCGACGCAGCGCGTGCATCAGGACCTGCGCTTTGAACATATCCTGATCAAGGCCGCGCTGAACGCGCCGCAGACTGAGATCGAGGCCGCGCGGCAAAAGGCATCGGATTTGCTCAAGCGCGCCCTGGCGAACGAGGACTTCGCGCGGCTCGCGAAAGACAACTCACAGGCGCCCGATGCGTCCAACGGCGGCGACCTCGGATTCCGTTCGATGTCGGCGTTGCCCGAAGCGATGACGCAGGCGGCCTCGCAGCTGCGTCCGGGGCAGGTTAATCCAGAGGTGCTGCGCACGCCGGAAGGTTTCGAGATTGTGCGGCTCGTCGATCGCCGGGTGTCCAGCGGCACGGGCAGCGAAGCGCCGAAGCTCGTGCAAACGCATGCGCGACACATCCTGATCCGGATCGGCGAAGGGCAGTCGGAGCCGGCGGCACGGCAAAAGCTGGTTGAACTGCGCGCACAGATCGAGGCAGGTGGCGACTTCGCGAATTTCGCCCGTACCTACTCGCAGGACGGTTCCGCATCGCAGGGAGGAGACCTGGGATGGATCAGCCCGGGCGAGACCGTGCCGGAATTCGAGCGGGCAATGAACAACCTGAAGGATGGCGAAATCAGCCAACCCATCCGGACCGAGTACGGTTATCACCTGGTCCAGGTGATCGGCCGCCGCGAAGCGCAAGGCTCTGTTGCGCAGCAGCAGGAGATCGCGCGGCAGGCGATTGGCCAGCGCAAAGCCGAGCAGGCCTACGCAGACTGGCTGCGGCAGCTGCGTGACAGCTCGTATGTGCAGTACAAGTTGGACGGACCGGCCTGA
- the gmhB gene encoding D-glycero-beta-D-manno-heptose 1,7-bisphosphate 7-phosphatase encodes MQKKLVILDRDGVVNQDSDAFIKSPDEWIPIPGSLEAIARLNQAGYRVVIASNQSGIGRGLFDMATLNEIHEKMHRKLTALGGRVDAIFFCPHTPADHCDCRKPKPGLLAQIIRRFEIDAASTPVVGDSLRDLQAGAALGFSCHLVLTGKGQKTLDAGHLPAGTTVYSDLHAFALDFLAAEAD; translated from the coding sequence ATGCAAAAGAAACTCGTGATCCTCGATCGTGACGGCGTCGTCAACCAGGACTCCGACGCGTTCATCAAGTCGCCCGACGAGTGGATCCCGATCCCAGGCAGCCTCGAGGCGATCGCGCGGCTGAACCAGGCGGGCTACCGCGTCGTAATCGCGAGCAACCAGTCGGGCATCGGTCGCGGCCTGTTCGACATGGCCACGCTCAACGAGATACACGAGAAGATGCACCGCAAGCTGACGGCGCTGGGCGGGCGGGTCGATGCCATCTTCTTCTGTCCGCATACGCCCGCCGACCATTGCGATTGCCGCAAACCGAAACCCGGCCTGCTCGCGCAGATCATCCGGCGCTTCGAGATCGATGCCGCCAGCACGCCGGTGGTCGGCGATTCGCTGCGCGACCTACAAGCCGGTGCAGCGCTGGGATTCAGCTGTCACCTGGTGCTGACCGGCAAGGGCCAGAAAACGCTGGACGCGGGCCATTTGCCGGCGGGCACGACAGTCTATTCGGACTTGCATGCGTTTGCGCTCGACTTCCTTGCCGCCGAGGCCGACTGA
- the glyS gene encoding glycine--tRNA ligase subunit beta yields MSQPSTLLVELLTEELPPKALARLSNAFANGLVERLAARDLIDVADGGSPSFEPFGTPRRLAVAIRNVRAVAPQRQVREKVLPVSVALNANGQPSAPLAKKLAALGFPDMPLTQLERAMDGKTEAFFLNYAAPGVTLEDGLQAALDETLAKLPIPKVMTYQRPDGTSVQFVRPAHRLLALHANRIVPVTALGLDADAVTLGHRFLSEGRVAILHADDYARTLEQRGKVIASMRARKEAIRAQLLEHAGADHVLMPEALLDEVNALVEWPIVYECRFDDAFLQVPQECLILTMQTNQKYFALTDANGKLRSRFLIVSNVQTHTPQQIVLGNERVVRPRLADAKFFFEQDQKKTLEQRVPLLANVVYHNKLGSQLQRVERLEALAAVIAPGVGVDAQRAARAARLAKADLLTDMVGEFPELQGTMGAYYARHDGEPDDVALACSEHYRPRFAGDELPSTAISTAVSLADKLETLVGIWGIGLQPTGEKDPFALRRHALGVLRIVLEKRLPLDLMDLLRHAYAQFASQPQVADPTSALYGFFIDRLRGLLRERGYDANEVDAVLSQNPTRIDDITGRLDAVREFAALPEAASLAAANKRITNILKKSDGAAQHVETKLLVEPAEHALFEQLHNVTPTVQGRLNSRDYTGALSALASLRDAVDTFFNDVMVNADDAALRANRLGLLARLHEQMNCVADISKLAA; encoded by the coding sequence ATGAGTCAACCATCCACCCTGCTCGTCGAACTGCTGACCGAAGAGCTACCGCCGAAGGCGCTCGCCCGCTTGTCCAATGCCTTTGCTAACGGTTTGGTCGAACGACTCGCCGCGCGCGACCTGATCGACGTCGCTGACGGCGGCTCGCCTTCATTCGAGCCGTTCGGCACGCCGCGTCGGCTGGCGGTCGCGATCCGCAACGTGCGCGCCGTGGCGCCGCAGCGCCAGGTGCGCGAAAAAGTACTTCCCGTTTCCGTGGCACTCAACGCCAACGGGCAGCCCAGCGCGCCGCTAGCCAAAAAGCTCGCCGCGCTGGGCTTTCCGGACATGCCGCTCACGCAACTGGAGCGCGCGATGGACGGCAAGACCGAGGCGTTCTTCCTGAATTACGCCGCACCGGGCGTGACATTGGAAGATGGTCTGCAGGCCGCACTAGACGAAACCCTCGCCAAACTGCCGATCCCGAAGGTCATGACGTATCAGCGGCCGGACGGCACGAGCGTGCAGTTCGTGCGCCCGGCGCACCGGCTTCTTGCGCTGCACGCGAACCGTATCGTGCCAGTCACGGCGCTCGGATTGGATGCGGACGCGGTCACGCTCGGCCACCGGTTTCTGTCCGAGGGTCGCGTCGCGATCTTGCATGCAGACGACTATGCGCGCACGCTTGAGCAGCGCGGCAAGGTCATCGCCAGCATGCGGGCCCGCAAGGAGGCAATCCGCGCGCAATTGCTCGAGCATGCAGGCGCGGACCACGTACTGATGCCCGAGGCGCTGCTCGACGAAGTCAATGCGCTGGTCGAATGGCCGATCGTCTACGAATGCCGTTTCGATGACGCATTCCTGCAGGTGCCGCAGGAATGCTTGATCCTAACGATGCAGACGAACCAGAAGTATTTCGCGCTGACCGACGCCAACGGCAAGTTGCGGTCACGCTTCCTGATCGTGTCGAATGTGCAGACCCACACGCCGCAGCAAATCGTGCTGGGCAACGAGCGCGTCGTGCGTCCACGGCTGGCCGACGCGAAGTTCTTCTTCGAGCAGGACCAGAAAAAGACGCTCGAGCAACGCGTGCCGCTGCTGGCCAATGTCGTGTACCACAACAAGCTGGGCTCCCAATTGCAGCGCGTCGAGCGACTCGAGGCGCTGGCGGCGGTGATCGCGCCCGGCGTCGGCGTCGATGCGCAGCGGGCAGCGCGCGCCGCGCGGCTGGCTAAGGCGGACCTGCTCACCGACATGGTAGGCGAGTTCCCAGAATTGCAAGGCACGATGGGCGCCTACTACGCGCGCCACGACGGCGAACCCGACGATGTCGCGCTGGCATGCTCGGAGCACTACCGACCGCGCTTTGCTGGCGACGAGCTACCGTCCACCGCGATTAGCACCGCGGTCTCGCTCGCCGATAAGCTCGAGACGCTGGTGGGCATCTGGGGCATCGGCCTGCAGCCGACCGGCGAGAAGGACCCGTTCGCGCTGCGCCGACACGCGCTCGGCGTGCTGCGCATCGTGCTCGAAAAGCGGCTGCCGCTGGATCTGATGGACTTGTTGCGGCATGCGTACGCGCAATTTGCGTCCCAGCCGCAGGTAGCCGACCCCACCAGCGCGTTGTACGGCTTCTTCATCGACCGGCTACGCGGTTTGTTGCGCGAGCGCGGCTACGACGCGAACGAGGTGGACGCGGTACTGAGCCAGAATCCGACCCGCATTGACGACATCACCGGCCGACTCGATGCGGTACGTGAATTTGCCGCGTTGCCCGAGGCAGCATCGCTGGCAGCGGCCAACAAGCGGATCACAAACATCCTGAAGAAATCCGACGGCGCGGCCCAGCACGTCGAGACAAAGCTGTTGGTGGAACCGGCGGAACACGCGCTGTTTGAGCAGTTGCACAACGTCACGCCGACCGTGCAGGGTCGGCTTAACTCACGCGACTACACAGGCGCGCTGTCAGCGCTCGCCTCGTTGCGCGACGCGGTCGATACATTCTTCAACGACGTCATGGTCAACGCCGACGATGCTGCATTGCGAGCGAACCGGCTGGGCTTGTTGGCGCGGCTGCACGAGCAGATGAATTGCGTGGCCGATATCTCGAAGCTCGCAGCATGA
- a CDS encoding type II toxin-antitoxin system VapC family toxin, with protein sequence MKVLLDTHIALWAAEGAPQLSAQTIEIIENPANTLLVSAAAIWEIAIKHAKGNLRIHPREARLAFRLAGFAQLPIINDHAEMVALLPTHEDHADPFDRLMVAQALHEGIALLSADPKMWRYHPTLMLQA encoded by the coding sequence GTGAAAGTGCTACTTGACACGCATATTGCGCTGTGGGCGGCAGAAGGTGCACCGCAGCTGTCTGCCCAAACCATCGAAATCATCGAGAATCCGGCCAATACGCTGCTGGTCAGTGCGGCGGCCATTTGGGAAATTGCAATCAAACACGCGAAGGGCAATCTGCGCATTCATCCGCGTGAAGCGCGCTTGGCGTTCCGTCTAGCGGGCTTCGCGCAGCTACCGATTATCAATGACCATGCAGAGATGGTCGCATTACTACCAACGCATGAAGATCACGCCGATCCGTTTGATCGCCTTATGGTAGCGCAAGCCCTCCACGAGGGGATCGCGCTGTTAAGCGCTGACCCGAAAATGTGGCGCTATCACCCGACGCTCATGCTGCAAGCCTAA
- a CDS encoding lysophospholipid acyltransferase family protein, giving the protein MHVIRSTLFFVYLIVYTIPYACACFIVFPFLNAHRRYRMAVGWCRSTLWTLRHLVGASWHIEGLDNLPDGPAVLLSKHQSAWETLAFPAIMPRPLCYVFKRELLYVPFFGWALGMLKMVHIDRNKGHSAFKSVIRQGKERMAEGSWVIMFPEGTRVPVGKRGKYKTGGTRFAVAAGVPVVPIAHNAGHVWPRNSFLKFPGIVTVSIGKPIDTRNLNADEVMARVEEWIETEMRRIDPHAYPAQDETPVYVKRASSSDAV; this is encoded by the coding sequence ATGCACGTGATTCGCTCGACGCTGTTCTTCGTTTACTTGATCGTCTATACGATCCCGTATGCATGCGCCTGCTTCATTGTTTTCCCGTTTCTGAACGCACACCGGCGCTATCGGATGGCCGTCGGCTGGTGCCGCTCGACGCTGTGGACGCTGCGGCACCTGGTCGGCGCGAGTTGGCACATCGAAGGCCTGGACAACCTGCCCGACGGCCCGGCCGTGCTGCTGTCCAAGCACCAGTCCGCGTGGGAAACGCTGGCCTTCCCGGCAATCATGCCGCGTCCATTGTGCTATGTCTTTAAGCGCGAGCTGCTGTACGTGCCATTTTTTGGTTGGGCCCTCGGAATGCTGAAGATGGTGCACATCGATCGCAACAAGGGACACAGCGCGTTCAAGTCGGTGATTCGGCAGGGCAAGGAACGGATGGCCGAGGGCTCATGGGTCATCATGTTCCCGGAAGGCACACGGGTGCCAGTGGGCAAGCGTGGCAAATATAAGACTGGCGGCACGCGCTTCGCGGTCGCTGCCGGGGTACCCGTGGTGCCGATCGCGCACAACGCCGGACACGTGTGGCCGCGCAACTCCTTCCTGAAATTTCCGGGTATAGTCACAGTGTCGATCGGCAAGCCCATCGACACCCGTAACCTGAACGCTGACGAAGTCATGGCGCGCGTCGAGGAATGGATTGAAACCGAGATGCGTCGCATCGATCCGCACGCGTATCCTGCGCAGGACGAAACGCCGGTGTATGTCAAACGCGCGTCGTCGTCCGACGCGGTCTGA
- the pdxA gene encoding 4-hydroxythreonine-4-phosphate dehydrogenase PdxA translates to MTTPVRIAITTGEPAGVGPELTAQAFAREVGRWRGDAHFTVLGDRRLLAERAKQAGVDPAVWSTAAGAAVVLRDVPLGTPSVAGVLDAANGRYVLALLDAAIDGALDGTFDAIVTAPLQKSTINDAGVPFTGHTEYLAERTGTPRVVMMLSGTGEQPLRVALATTHLALRDVPDALSIDGLVDTLAIVDRDLRARFGIASPRILVAGLNPHAGENGYLGREEIDVIAPALQRARASGIDARGPYPADTLFQPRYLRDADCVLAMYHDQGLPVLKFATFGEGINVTLGLPIVRTSVDHGTALDLAGTGRADCGSLIAAIDTAVSMARHRRHAAAGR, encoded by the coding sequence GTGACGACACCCGTTCGCATTGCGATCACCACCGGCGAGCCGGCCGGCGTCGGTCCGGAGTTGACCGCGCAAGCATTTGCGCGCGAGGTCGGGCGCTGGCGCGGGGACGCGCACTTCACGGTGCTCGGCGATCGCCGGCTGCTGGCCGAGCGCGCGAAGCAGGCGGGCGTGGATCCTGCCGTGTGGTCGACCGCGGCGGGCGCCGCTGTCGTGCTGCGCGATGTGCCGCTCGGCACGCCGAGTGTGGCCGGCGTGCTGGACGCGGCAAACGGCCGCTATGTGCTCGCGCTGTTGGATGCGGCGATTGACGGCGCACTGGACGGCACGTTCGATGCCATTGTCACCGCGCCGCTGCAAAAAAGCACGATCAACGATGCCGGCGTGCCGTTCACCGGCCATACCGAATACCTGGCCGAGCGTACCGGTACGCCACGCGTCGTGATGATGCTGTCCGGCACCGGCGAGCAGCCGCTGCGCGTAGCCCTTGCCACCACGCATCTGGCACTTCGCGACGTGCCCGATGCGTTGAGCATCGACGGGCTGGTCGACACGTTGGCAATTGTCGATCGTGACTTGCGCGCGCGTTTCGGCATCGCGTCGCCGCGTATCCTTGTCGCGGGCCTCAACCCGCATGCGGGCGAGAACGGCTATTTGGGCCGCGAGGAAATTGACGTGATCGCACCGGCATTGCAGCGCGCGCGTGCATCGGGCATCGATGCACGCGGGCCGTATCCGGCCGATACGCTGTTCCAGCCGCGCTACCTGCGCGATGCCGATTGCGTGTTGGCGATGTACCACGACCAGGGCTTGCCGGTGCTCAAGTTCGCCACGTTCGGTGAGGGCATCAACGTCACGCTGGGATTGCCGATCGTGCGCACCTCCGTCGATCATGGCACGGCGCTCGACCTGGCGGGCACCGGCCGCGCCGATTGCGGCAGTTTGATTGCGGCGATCGATACCGCTGTGTCGATGGCTCGCCATCGACGGCACGCGGCGGCAGGCCGTTAA
- the glyQ gene encoding glycine--tRNA ligase subunit alpha yields MLTFQQIILTLQSYWDKQGCALLQPYDMEVGAGTSHTATFLRAIGPEPWRAAYVQPSRRPKDGRYGENPNRMQHYYQYQVVLKPAPENILDLYLGSLQALGLDLKQNDVRFVEDDWENPTLGAWGLGWEVWLNGMEITQFTYFQQVGGLDCKPVLGEITYGIERLAMYLQQVENVFDLVWTEWKEDGPAGKVLRRLTYGDVFHQNEVEQSTYNFEQSNAELLFTFFNAYESEARRIIEQRLALPAYELILKAAHTFNLLDARGAISVTERAAYIGRIRALSRLIAQAYYDSREALGFPMLGEVAGAHARGTVTAQQEAARPDWVPPLKVERKLEDDA; encoded by the coding sequence ATGCTCACGTTCCAGCAAATCATCCTGACCCTGCAGTCCTACTGGGACAAACAGGGCTGCGCGCTCCTGCAACCGTACGACATGGAAGTCGGCGCCGGCACGTCGCACACCGCAACGTTTCTGCGCGCGATTGGTCCCGAGCCGTGGCGCGCTGCCTATGTGCAGCCGTCGCGGCGTCCCAAGGATGGCCGCTACGGCGAAAATCCCAACCGGATGCAGCACTACTACCAGTATCAGGTCGTCCTCAAGCCAGCGCCAGAGAATATCTTGGACCTGTACTTGGGCTCGCTGCAAGCGCTCGGACTAGACCTGAAGCAGAACGATGTGCGCTTTGTCGAAGATGACTGGGAGAACCCGACGCTGGGCGCTTGGGGCCTAGGGTGGGAAGTGTGGCTCAACGGCATGGAGATCACGCAGTTCACGTACTTCCAGCAAGTCGGCGGGCTCGATTGCAAGCCGGTGCTCGGCGAGATCACGTACGGCATCGAGCGCCTGGCCATGTATCTCCAGCAGGTCGAGAACGTGTTTGATCTGGTATGGACCGAATGGAAAGAGGATGGCCCGGCCGGCAAGGTGCTGCGCCGGCTAACCTACGGCGACGTATTTCACCAGAACGAGGTCGAGCAGTCGACATACAACTTTGAGCAATCAAATGCCGAGCTGCTGTTCACGTTCTTCAACGCGTATGAGAGTGAGGCCCGGCGCATTATCGAGCAACGACTTGCGCTGCCGGCCTACGAGTTGATCTTGAAGGCCGCGCATACGTTCAACCTGCTCGATGCTCGCGGGGCGATCTCCGTGACTGAGCGCGCCGCGTACATTGGCCGCATTCGTGCGCTGTCGCGGCTGATTGCGCAGGCGTACTACGATTCGCGGGAGGCACTCGGCTTTCCGATGCTGGGCGAGGTGGCCGGCGCGCATGCGCGCGGCACCGTCACCGCTCAGCAAGAGGCCGCCCGCCCCGATTGGGTGCCGCCGCTGAAGGTCGAGCGCAAGCTCGAAGACGACGCCTGA